The stretch of DNA CCTGTTTTTAATACGCGATTGCATTCTGCTAACAGTGAATCCAGATTCTCTACATGTTCAAGAACCTGTGTGCAAAGGATTCCATCAAACTGTCTATCTTTATATGGAATATTGACACCATCAAAAAACTTATCAGGTTTTTTTAAGTCTTCAGATCTTCCACTCACCTCAACATCAATTCCTGTATAACTGGCATGGTTAAAACTTGATGCAAATGGTTTAAGTCCACAACCGACATCGAGCCATTTTGAATTTTTCTTCACGCATTCGGAAAGAATTTTTCGTGTAGAAATATCCATTCTTCTGTCCAATAACCATACAGGAGAAATTGCATTTCTTATAACCTTCCGAATTGTTTTCAATATTTTCACTTTATTAAATCTCTATAACTTATTGCCATTTTATTAGCAGTAAATCTTTCTTCAAACACCATTCTTCCATTTTTGCTCAGTTCTGTTGCTAAAGAAGAATCTCTGAAAATTTTACAGATTGTGCGACCAAATGTTTCCGGATCACTCTTTGAACAAACAAAACCTGCATTGCTTCCAGAAAGTACCTCAGGCATTCCACCAACATCGGTTGTGACAACCGGAACACCGAAAGCCATTGCTTCTATTATTGTTAAACCAAATGATTCATATTCCTGTGATGGAACAACAATTACACTTGCATTGGCAATCAAAAAAGCAGTATCCGGTGTAAAGTCATTTAGCATAACATTGTTTTCAAGCGAGAGTCGTTTAACTTCATCAGCAACAATCTGTTTTTCAATAGGTTTACCGTAGCCGTAGATTTTTAAAACAACATCCGGAAAATCTTTAACCACAAATTGAAAAGCCTGTAAAAGAAAAGTATGCCCTTTTCTTTGTTCATAAGTCGCAAGCATTAAACAATATTTTTGTCCTGTTTGTTGAATCTTTTCTTTGCAATCAATATATTCTATTTTTTCTGCCGGATCCTCAATACCATTATAAATGTAATACAATTTGTTACAACCACGGAAGGCTTTCCGGTTATTTAAAGATCCAAGACAATTCTTCGATACACTCACTAATTTCGAACACGACCATAAAACAGCAAGATCAATAAAATATTCAGGTACCCAAAAATACCAGGATGGTTTCACTGCAGAGTTGTGAAAATTAAATATTACAAGAGACTGTTTCCTCGATAGTCTCCATGCGATCGCCGCACACCGACAAAGCAAACTTGCAGGGTAACCTCCATTCACAACTATCAGACGATCGTAGAAGCTCTTACGAAAAAATAAAGTCAGAGTAATTACATACCAAGGAAAAAGTATCGGATATTGCAATACAATAAAAGCCAACATAAAGAGTTTACGAATTATATTTAACTGACTATTACCTTGCACAATCTTACTGATAAACACCCTACTATATGTTTTGATCTTTATGGGACGAACTATTTTTTCTACAATAGTTTCAAGACCTGGATGATTATCATTACAGACAAGAGTCAGCTCATCTTCTTTGTCCGGCCAAGCGTTAAATAGATTTATTAAGAAAGTATCTAATCCGCCTTTGTAAGAATTTTCTGTAAAAAAACAAATATTCAATGTTTGTATATTTTTCGAAGGTTTGGTAATACACTTTCGACCTGCTCTTTAGTCCATAAAGAAATAGTCATAGGTGGATGTGGATCAACATAATCATCTATTTCCCAGAGAGGGTCTTTTGGAAAATTGAATGGTGGCAGAGTAAGGTTAAGAGATCTCCAATCCCCTGTATGTATATCTTTATTTACATGATTATTATCTGTTACGCAATTTGTAGTTAGGATATATTTTATTTTTGATTCTGTAAACTTCTCAAGAGCCAGATAAATATCCAAATTAGAAAGATGATACAATACTGCGCGACATATCCATAAATCAGCAATCGGAAATGTGTCTCTGGTAATATCGAATTTTATAAAATTTACATTTTGATTACTAAATTTTTTATTATTTTTCTCAACAATAGCACTTACGATATCCCCGCCCAGATAATTGAAGCCACCTTTTTTTAAAATATGCTGCATCCAGTTCAGATCTCCGCAGGGAGCGTCAAAAACTGAATTTATTCCGAATTTAAAAAACATATTTGGTAATTGCTCACGTAATTTTTCAGTCTGCTCAAGAGTTGAACCGATACCGGATAAACTCTCATGATTCCCCCAATAGTTAATTTTCCATATACTTGTAAAAATAACTTCCTTTGATGCAGATTTAAACAAAATCTTTTCATGATAAAATCGTATTAGAATATACTTTATTCTAGAAGGAATACTTAATAGAAACTTAGGATCAATTAATTTTTTTAGGATTCTTTTCATATTGTAATTTTCTTTTTTGATTTTATTATTCATATTTTTATATTAATACTTCCTGTTCAATGATCTCTGAATTTGTTCTTCCTTCACCAAATGAAGTCAAAAACTCATTCAGATAATGAAAATATTTATTTCTATCCACTAAAGGATAAGTTTTTGGAATACATTCTAAATGATTAATACTCAACAAAGGCTGACCAAGAAGTTCAGATATATTTTTCATAAAATTCATAAGCCAAATATCTTGTTTTGACTCATCAGAATAAATGTAATAAATCGGTTTTTTATATATTACAGCATAAGAAACTGCAGTGCTTTGCTCTGTAATTACAAGATTTGCATTTTCAATAAGTTCCCTGGTTCGTCCATAATAAACTTCACGACCGCCAAATACTTCCGAAGGTGAGGTAAAAGCACTTTTGTAATGCGCAGCAATGACCACCCTTGCATTGAACAAGAATTCAAGCCTATCAAAAAACCTACAAAGAGCCGGATACCAAACTTCAATTGTCTTATAAACTGTTTCACCGGTAATTTTATAGTCACTTGCAAACATCGGTCCCGGTTCATCCAAAAAAACTATTACACCTGTATCCTGTTTTTGTATATTGCCTTTTTTTAATGATAAACATCTGTCGAAGTCAAAACTATGTCCTTTCAAAATTTTATATTTTTGAGCTTCATTAAAAACTTTATCAAGATAGTAATTTCCTGCTATCAGTTTGTGCGATATAAGTGAGTTCATCGGGGAAGGAATTCTATACCAGAAAAAAGCCTTTTTTTTATTGAAAAAATGTCTGAAGGATGACAGCTCTTTTATTTTTGTAAGCCAATTTGATTTCTTACTCTTTTGATCAAAAACGGGAAGACCAGTGTTGATAAAATTTATAACTTTTATACTGCTGTTTCTGATATAAAAATATCCTATCAAGTTAATGATATATTCTACAATAGAGTTCATGGGGATCATATAATTTACACAGGTTTTGATATTTTCCGATTGTTCCCTGATGTTTTTAATTTCTGATATGAAATCACGTAATGAACCTATCTTCTTAATATTCCCTAATGTTGAAAGTGCTTTAATCGCATTGGAGAATTCCCTATTAAGAACATGTGATATATCTAAAATTACAATTTCTGTTGTGGCACTGAATCCATCCAATCCCATTATAGTATAAAGAGTATCCACGAATTTATATGGATAAATTAATACATATCTTCGATTAACTGGTATTTGTGACATTTAATATCTTATTTAATTAAAAAAAATTATAATAGCCGTTTAATTAGTTTTGCAGGATTACCGGCAGCAACTGTATAATCCGGTACACTTTTTGTAATGATGCTTCCAGCCCCAACAACAGAATTCACTCCAATGGTTACACCTGGAAGTATAATACTATTCGCACCAATCCAAGCACCTTTTTAATTTTTCCTTCCATAAGTTTTACAACCTGAGGCATCATTCCGGAAAGATACTGCTTACTCGAATCAAGTGCATATATTGTTTTCACAAATTCAAATTTTGAAAGGTATGCAGTTAACCATCCGCCTCCGCATCCCATATCCATCACAGAAGAGCCGGGCGACAAATATTTATTCCATTCAATCAATTTTACAGCTTCCAGATAATTGCACTCTTCACAAATTCTTTTGATATGCTCCCCGGGGTCGCGGACATAACTTTTTGATTCCGGATAATAAATTTCCATTGCAGTATCAAACTGTGCAATATTCAGATCAGTCTGATCATGTATCCAGGATTTCACTGTCATTTTAAAATTGATTCCTTTTTTATTATCAGAATACCGGGCAGGAGCATGCCATCCAATCCTGATTTTACTAAAGTTTCAATAGCATCTTCCGCATTGCATACGATAGGCGATCCATGAAGATTCAGAGAAGTATTCAGAAGTGCCCCGATTCCGGTCTTTTGTTCAAATGCTTTGATTAATGCATAATACTCAGGATTCATTTCTTGTTTAACAAGTTGCGCCCTGATAGAAAAATCGTATGGATGCATAGCTGCTTTAATATGATTTTTTGCCATGGATGTACTGTCAAAAGCCAGCGCCATGTAGTAAGCATCCAATTGTTTTGGATTTACCAAATAATCGTTTCCACGTTCAAAGAGGATTGAGGGAGTAAAAGGCATCCAAAAATCCCGAAACTTTATTTTTTCATTGATAATTCTTAAATTATCAAAATTAGACGGATTACAGAGAATAGAACGGTTTCCGAGAGCCCTTGCTCCAAACTCCATTTTTCCAACACATCTACCAAGCACTTTTCCATTTGCAAGCAAGTCTGCTATGAATTCATTGTCAGGATTATCGATCACATTAAATGCAGAATCACTTCGAAACGGACGAGCTGAAACATTTGCCTCTTCAACTGTTGGTGCATAACCTAAATATGCATTCTGTAAGGTTCGAGGTGTATCCCCGGCATTCTTTGCAGCAACATATGCAGCACCAATTGCTAAAGACTCATCGCCTCCGCTAGGGGAGACATACAATTTTTTTATAACCGGCAATTCAGCGATAACCTTATTTGCTTTCACATTCATAGCCAATCCGCCGCTAAAATAAAGAATGTCTGTTTTGGTATGTTTCATCACATTAGTTACCCAGTCCGAAAGCATATCCTCAAGCCATAACTGTAATCCAGCAGCAATTCCATCAAATCTCAAACCCTCAAACTTTTCCTGAAAGTAAAAATACATATCGGTCGGTTTATTTTTCCATCGAAAGTCAATCCCATCAACCACAAGAGTTTCTTTTAAAATTGCATACGCCGGATCTCTCACATAATCTTGAGCATATGCTGCAAGCCCCATTACTTTGTACTCATGCTCATTAGGTTTCATTCCTAAAAGAAGAGTAATCCATCGATATATTCTTGCAAGATGACACATACCTGTTCGATGAATTTCCTTAATTTTTCCTTTTTCAACAATACTAATAGTTGCATTACAACCATCTCCCCAACCGTCTGCAGTAATAATCGTTGCTTTTTGAGAAACGCTATATGGCGATGCAAAATATGCATAGTAAGCATGCGATGTGTGATGGTCTATGGCTTTGATTTTTTCTTTTGAAATAGATAAGTGTCTATGAACAGTATTTTTTCTCTCTTCACTTGCTAATTGCTGCCACAGTTCCTGTGGCATTTTATCCATATAACTGTAATCATAGTAATTTTCATTAGGTTTATTAAAACGCCCATCATTCAATAAATCTTCCCAAAAAGTAGAAGACTTATTCTCATATAAAACCTTTCTCCAGTGTTCATGCATCTCTTTTACATAATCGCTTATAGAGTATCGTGTTATTCTTTTTGTTCGTAGTTGGATAGCATCTATAGTTTCAGTGGCAAAAGCAATAGCATCAATTTGTTCTGGAGTTATGCCAGTTGACTCTAAAATTGAATTTATAGCCTTAAATGGATATTCTGAATCATTTTTTACGCGAGAAAATCTTTCTTCGGACGAGCAAGCAATGACCTCTCCATCTTTGATTAAGGCAGCAGTTGCATTATGGTCTTCATTAATACCTAAAACTATCATTTTTTTTCCTTTGCTTAAATAGTATATTTTCAAATAGTGATCTTCCCCCGGAAAATCGGACACGGCTATGCGACAAATTTTTCATACATTAACTATGGTTTTTGGCAAAAAAATAAATAATAAAAGGTTCCCAATGAACAAACAAAACAAATCTCAATCCTCTGATCAATCAAAAAAAATGAGTATGAACGATTTTCGCAAATATGCTGTGACTGAAATAGAACGTTTCGTTCGTAAAAGTGCTGTTAAAATGATTACGGGTATCATCGAAGAAGAAGTAACTCTTCTTTGCGGTTCATCGTTTCAGCATAAAAAAGGAGGTCTTGCCCACCGAGCTGGTAGTGACAAGGGCAGTATTATTTTAAACGGTAAGAAAGTTCCAATTGGAAAACCAAGAGTCCGTCAGCATAATAAAGAAATTCAATCGGAATCATATCAAAAAATGAAGGATAAAACTGCGCTATTCAACCATGTATTTAAGTTAATGATCTCAGGATTGATTACATGTTCCTATGATGATGTTGTTCGAGAATTAGAAGAAGAATTTGGCATATCGAAAAGTTCTATTTCTCTCGGCACTTCATTAAGGAATCCAGATCGTATTTGAATGAACTGAATTCTAGAAAAATAGCAGACCGAATTTTCTGGGTCATAATGGTTGATTTCATCCACATTGGAGGTGATGTAGTCATTGTTATTCTCGATGTTGATACGTTAGGCGAGAAGCATTTTCTATCGATTTCTCAAGGTTCTACCGAAAATACAGAAGTAGTTCTTTCTTGTCTTGATCAGTTACGAGAAAGAGGAATCCTCTTTACTAAAAAGGTTGTTGCGGTAATCGATGATTTTTTAAAGGTATTTGTAAGGACTGAAAGAAGGTGTAATTAATTTTGTGTAAATATCTTTACTCCGAAAATAAAAGAGGGTAAAGAATATGGCAAAACAAAATCCAGAAAGACGAGCTCCTTGAAGAGTTGATCAAGGAATACAAAAATCCTGAAGAATTGATCGGTGAAAATGGTCTTCTGAAAGAATTAACCAAAGCTATAGTCGAGAAGGCTATGCGGCAGGAACTGACCCATGAATTGGGTTATGAAAACATTCTCGGCAAAATGGTGCCGGCAATTCCTAATGGTTTTTGAAAAAGACTATCAAGGGATTTTGAAACCTGGAAATCGACGTTCCAGAGACCGGAATCTGAATTTGAACCGAAGATAATCAAGAAAAACCAGACCCATTGAATGGATTTGATGATAAAATAATTTTATGTATGCGGCGAGGAATGACGACACGCGACATCCAGGCTCATCTTCAGGAAATCTATCAGGTTGAAGTTTCTCTGATCTGATCTCCACAGTAACAGATGGTGTAATCGAAGAAGTAGTAAAATGGCAGACCAGACCTATTGATTCAATCTATCCGATTATTTATCTTGATGCATTGAGGGTCAAAATTAGAGACGATGGTCAGGTCAAAAACAAGGCTGTTCATATGGCTATCGGCGTCAATATGAACGGTTTAAAAGAGGTTTTGGGCTTCTGGATTGAAGAAAATGAAGGATCCAAGTTCTGGCTCCAAATCCTGACTGAACTAAAAACCGTGGGTTGCAGGATATATTGATTGCCTGTGTTGATGGACTTACCGGTTTTCGGGAGCGATTAAAACTATTTATCCAAATGCCGAAGTTCAGCTTTGTATCGTTCATATGGTCAGAAATTCTCTGAAGTATGTTTCCTTTAAAAATCGAAAAGAGCTTTCATCTGACTTGAAAAAATCTATCGTGCAGTGAACGTTGAGGAAGCAAAATTAAAACTTCAGGAATTTTCTAAAAATGGGATTCAAAATATCCGATGATTTCAAAATCCTGGGAAAACAGATGGAATGAGATAATTCCTTTTCTTGCCTATCCGGCAGAAATCAGAAAAGTAATTTACACAACCAATGCAATCGAGTCTTTGAATATGACGCTTCTGAAAAGTGATCAAAACCGGGCTTCATTTCCCAATGATGATGCGGCAAAAAAACTGTTGTATCTGGCTCTGCAGAATGCATCAAAAAAATGGACCATGCCTATCCGGGATTGGGGTGCTGCGATTAATCAGTTTGCAATAAATTTTGAAGGGAGAATGGAAATTTAAACGGAAAAGGATTTTACACAAAATTTCCTACACCCTCTATTTTTCTTATTTTCAACACCACGACTAACTAAATAATTAAATTTATAACATTCATATAGTTCGTTATTAATAGACAGAGAGTCCATGTATTCTAAATTATCAAAGCTCTCTGCTCTAAAGATTTTGAGGTTTAACTCTGAAGCAATTCCCTGCATCGAGTCTACAGGATTATCAAATACATGGTATTTCATTTCATCTGTTGTTATCATTATTATTATTATTATTGGTTTTTTAAATAATATCGCATATGAGTGAGATGTTGATTGATGAACTATTACAAACTCACAATACTTTACTAACTGAGCTGTATTAAATTTAATAATTTCTCTATCTTCAAAAATACTTTTATTATAATCAATGGTCGGATGAGATGCAATTATTACTCGCAAACCAGATTTTTCAATAATTCTAAACACCGAATTCATTTTGTTATAATAAACTTGAGGCACCATTTTGTATATATCCGGATCATATAAATGATTGACCATACCGGAATCTAAAAACACAACATATTTATCTGTTGTTACCCAACACTCTTTTTCTCTTACACTGAGATAAGCGTCATTATCACATAAATTAATCGAAATTTTTTGATAGAATAATTCCCTCGTACTTTTCATATTATTGCCTGCGGTAAAAATTATATCAAAAGGAGAAATTAAATTTAATTGCTTATAAAATCCAATAAAAAACTTATTATAAATCCTAAAAATAAAATTTTTTATACGGGACCAAAACGCTCTTCGCTGGAATGAATTACTTTTTATTTTTTTTAAAAGTTCCCCATGAAAAATAAATCTTACGGCAATTTTGTTTTGCCAAATATCTATAAATTTTAATAAAAGAAAACTTATGGGGCAAAAATAACAAAATATAAATAGCATTGCGATTTTTTAGATCTTTTATATAATTATTAAACTCTGAAAAACATCTAATAATTATTTCATTTCTATAAGGTTCCAAATCAAAGATATAGCCATTTCTACATAATAAACTAACATTAAGATACTCACAAGCAAACCCATTTTTTTCTAAATCATCATAAAGCCAATGTTCTGCTATTTTTGAAGAAAACTTTACATGAGAAATATATACAACTTTTTTTTTCATTTATACTAAATTCTTATCTATTACATATAAACTAAATTTTTGGATGATGCATCTCTTAATAATCTTATATAAAACTCATCAATAAATTCCGTATTTTCCTGGTATTTTTCTTTTACTCTAAAATAATCTTCATAAGTAGCATAAGAAAATAGGGATGAGGTTGCTGACTTTGTTAAAATTACAAAAATATCTATTCCATTTGATGCCAATTGAATACTGTTTGTATATTCATTTATTGAATCTTTACTAAAAAAAGGTTGTTTATCTGAATAAAAATGGCTTTCCATTCTTGGTAACCCCAAATAATCGCACCCAATTAAAATCGCTTTTGAAAATCCCATATATTTTGCAATTCCTATCATTGCTGATAGAGAACTAAAACAAACTGAAAAGTTATCTGCCAGATCACAATTATTACCATCTTTATCTCCAAAATTGTAAAAATAACTTACCTCTTTGAATTCATTTTTTTCCATATACTTCTCGATCCCAAAGTTTTGATAATCTCTCTCCAGAAAAGGATACTTGGTTACAAAAAAATTCTTTTCATAGGAATCAAGTCAATGAATCTTTGCCGAGAACTGTGTCTATACTCAGCCAATAAATTCTACTCATTATCAATTGACGAGCTCGCTCTCTTCCACAAGCTGCAATTTTTTCTCTTTCCTTTTTATTAGTAAGATAAAATTGAATTTTCTCTACAGCATCTTGGATAGAATTATACGAAATAAAATGTTCGCCTGGTATAAAATATCTTTTAATCCCCGGCACTTCAGGTGCAATAAGCAAAGTTCCTGCAGCAAGAGTTTCTAAATATCTATAAGTCAACTGTGTTATCCACTTCCAATCGTTAATCGGTAAATCAATTTGCTCGGCTGTTGTAACGATAACCGCCGAATGACTTAAAATTTTCCAATATTCTTCATCGGACTTTCTATGCTCTCCAGGAATTCGTCCTCTGATTTCTAAAGTAAGTTTTTTTGTCTTTAATATTGTAGCGACGGATTTTAAAAATGTAGTCCTTGGTTCATAAAGCGATCCAACAAAGAGAGCTTTCTTTTCTAATTTTTTAGGACGAGCATCATTGATCTTATCAAGCATAGAAAGAGTTGTCATAGATAAAGGCATTAGATTTGGGGCTACTATCCTGTTATGCGGGAATAGCGGATAACCCTCACTAGGTGCTAAAAAACTAATTACAACCCCTCTAAGAGCAGTGAGGATAACAGCTTGCACCCTCCAAGTTCGATAAGAATAATCTGCAAGTAAAACAATCGGAATAATTCCCCTACTAGAAAATAAAAAAACGATACGAAATGCTTCCACAATAGCCTTGAACCAATTTTGATTTCCAGTTCTCGGATCATAAAAATAATGGTTAGGCTTATGCTGATTAACTGCTTCTTTTACTTGTTCAAAGTAGCCCTTATCTTTTTGGATTACCACTTTCTGAACGCGTTCCTTGCCTATATATTCACAGGCAGTCGTATACAATTCTTTAAATTCTATAGAAAGCCAACCAATTGCTCCTGCTTCTAGACAAATAGAATTACCCGTAGTAGTTTCTCTCTTTACTTTCGAGAAAAAAAAAACTCCGAGTGGTATCAGGATAATTCTTGTTATCCAATAAAGAGGAAAACTAATTCTTGGAAGAACAGTATCTTTAAAGAATGTTTTTTTCATTTCAGCTTTTATCATAAAATTTCTATTTCGGGTAGAGGAAAAATCAATTTACCACCACCTGATAGATATTCTTGTTCCCTTTGAATAATCGACTCTCTAAAATGCCAAGGCAAGACTAGCATATAGTCAGGCTTCATCTTTCTTGCTTCTTCTTCGGAAATAATTGGAATGAGTGTTCCCGGTGTGTAAGCCCCATATTTATTTGGATTCACTTCAGCGATATAGAGAATATCCTTTTCTGTTAGTCCACAAAACTGTAGTAGCACATTACCCTTAGTGGACGCTCCATAGCCAATTACTTTTTTTCCATCGGATGTCAATGCTCGGACAAGGCTCAAAAGATTTTCCTTATGTTGAAAAACTCTTTCCTCGAAGCGACGATAGGGAGCTGGACTTTGTAAGCCCATTCTATCTTCTTGTTCTAGCATCCAGTTGATAATTGCATCATTTGCTTTATGCGTTGAACCTTTTCTAGCTGCGGTTACAGCAAAACTGCCACCATTGATGGAATTCATTTGGACATCGATGACTCGAAGCCCACATTCTTCTAATAATTTTTTAACAACTCCGAGTGAATAGTATTCCAAATGCTCATGACAGACTGTATCAAAAGCATTCATGCGTAACATTGTAGGCATATAGCTCTGCTCAAAATGCCAGATTCCATCTAAATCTAATACATCCGCTATATCCAGAACAAATTTCTTAGGTGATTCCAAATCATAAAACATTGCAATCGAAGTAATGATCTTAGCCCCTTGGTTTGGAAATTTATGACGATAAGCCGTAGCAGTAAAAAAATCAGAAACAAGCTCTATTCCATCTGTATAGTATTCAAAAAACTTTTTACCTGTTGGATCAATTCCGATACGTTTCAATCCATCTACATTGTATGACTTAAGCGTGGTTGCATCATTACTACCGATATCCAATACAACATCGCCTAACGCAAGTGGACACAGTCTAACTAAAAAATTTACCTTTTCCTGTAGATGCTTTACCATTGTTTGATTGAGTCCAGATCGATAACCGTAATTCATTCCATACATTTCATCGAGATCATAAGAATGTTTTAACTGCAACAACCCACTATCCGGACAAAGAACTAGCTCAAGTGGGCCAGAAGTTATTTGATCTTTTTTATCACTTGGAAATACACCTGTTAATACCTGTTCGCCGAGATTCAAAACAGAAATCAAATTCTTACTTCCACTAATCCTACACTCCGTTATTTCTTTTACTTTTTTGTTCATATGTTTCCTTTCTATTCGCGTGAATCGCTTTATTTACTGACAAATATCTCTGCACATTCAATATTTTCTGCCACAAACGGTTTATAGATTTCTTCAGATATTACATAAGGATCTACATACCAATCTTCAAAGTCTCTTTCCCGACATTTGACATTAGAAACAACTCTTATATAGCCAAGTTCTAACCAAAAAGCACGAGACTTATTCATCCATTCACTACCACTCAAATAATTATCGTGTTCGTATGTAATAATAGAAAACCGATATTCAGTATGAGGTAGCTTTAAGAGGGCTTGGTATGTGATCTCGGCAGGATCAATGTCCAGAGAGAGATAATCGATCTGTTTTGGAAAGCTTCTTTTACGAAATTCTGAAGCATAATCAAAATTAGTCGCATCTTGTTTTAGAGCCAAGTTTTTACGAGCTAAATTATAATCTTCCACTATTTTGGAATCAATATCAAGGGAAAAACCATTCCAGCCTAATTCGGATTCTAAAATATAGGTATTATTCGATTGCTTAGGCTCTCCAGCTCCAATCTCCAGATAGAAACCTTGCCTTTTAAAATTCAGCATTTTCCTTACAAATAAATCCTGATGAGCTTGGGCAAATGTAACATGACCCCCGACAATTCTTCGTGATTCTATATCTAAATCTTTTTCCATTTTTTCCTAATTTATTGCATTTTATAACCCTACCGCAAAAAGACGAAATTCTACTGAATATCTACAATTACAATAAAAGCAAATCCATCCAACCATCATTGTGTTTAAATTTATCGAATAGGATATCTATAGC from Leptospiraceae bacterium encodes:
- a CDS encoding glycosyltransferase family 4 protein, with amino-acid sequence MNICFFTENSYKGGLDTFLINLFNAWPDKEDELTLVCNDNHPGLETIVEKIVRPIKIKTYSRVFISKIVQGNSQLNIIRKLFMLAFIVLQYPILFPWYVITLTLFFRKSFYDRLIVVNGGYPASLLCRCAAIAWRLSRKQSLVIFNFHNSAVKPSWYFWVPEYFIDLAVLWSCSKLVSVSKNCLGSLNNRKAFRGCNKLYYIYNGIEDPAEKIEYIDCKEKIQQTGQKYCLMLATYEQRKGHTFLLQAFQFVVKDFPDVVLKIYGYGKPIEKQIVADEVKRLSLENNVMLNDFTPDTAFLIANASVIVVPSQEYESFGLTIIEAMAFGVPVVTTDVGGMPEVLSGSNAGFVCSKSDPETFGRTICKIFRDSSLATELSKNGRMVFEERFTANKMAISYRDLIK
- a CDS encoding class I SAM-dependent methyltransferase: MFKSASKEVIFTSIWKINYWGNHESLSGIGSTLEQTEKLREQLPNMFFKFGINSVFDAPCGDLNWMQHILKKGGFNYLGGDIVSAIVEKNNKKFSNQNVNFIKFDITRDTFPIADLWICRAVLYHLSNLDIYLALEKFTESKIKYILTTNCVTDNNHVNKDIHTGDWRSLNLTLPPFNFPKDPLWEIDDYVDPHPPMTISLWTKEQVESVLPNLRKIYKH
- a CDS encoding carbamoyltransferase, yielding MKIYYLSKGKKMIVLGINEDHNATAALIKDGEVIACSSEERFSRVKNDSEYPFKAINSILESTGITPEQIDAIAFATETIDAIQLRTKRITRYSISDYVKEMHEHWRKVLYENKSSTFWEDLLNDGRFNKPNENYYDYSYMDKMPQELWQQLASEERKNTVHRHLSISKEKIKAIDHHTSHAYYAYFASPYSVSQKATIITADGWGDGCNATISIVEKGKIKEIHRTGMCHLARIYRWITLLLGMKPNEHEYKVMGLAAYAQDYVRDPAYAILKETLVVDGIDFRWKNKPTDMYFYFQEKFEGLRFDGIAAGLQLWLEDMLSDWVTNVMKHTKTDILYFSGGLAMNVKANKVIAELPVIKKLYVSPSGGDESLAIGAAYVAAKNAGDTPRTLQNAYLGYAPTVEEANVSARPFRSDSAFNVIDNPDNEFIADLLANGKVLGRCVGKMEFGARALGNRSILCNPSNFDNLRIINEKIKFRDFWMPFTPSILFERGNDYLVNPKQLDAYYMALAFDSTSMAKNHIKAAMHPYDFSIRAQLVKQEMNPEYYALIKAFEQKTGIGALLNTSLNLHGSPIVCNAEDAIETLVKSGLDGMLLPGILIIKKESILK
- a CDS encoding transposase; this encodes MRQIFHTLTMVFGKKINNKRFPMNKQNKSQSSDQSKKMSMNDFRKYAVTEIERFVRKSAVKMITGIIEEEVTLLCGSSFQHKKGGLAHRAGSDKGSIILNGKKVPIGKPRVRQHNKEIQSESYQKMKDKTALFNHVFKLMISGLITCSYDDVVRELEEEFGISKSSISLGTSLRNPDRI
- a CDS encoding glycosyltransferase family 1 protein, whose translation is MIKAEMKKTFFKDTVLPRISFPLYWITRIILIPLGVFFFSKVKRETTTGNSICLEAGAIGWLSIEFKELYTTACEYIGKERVQKVVIQKDKGYFEQVKEAVNQHKPNHYFYDPRTGNQNWFKAIVEAFRIVFLFSSRGIIPIVLLADYSYRTWRVQAVILTALRGVVISFLAPSEGYPLFPHNRIVAPNLMPLSMTTLSMLDKINDARPKKLEKKALFVGSLYEPRTTFLKSVATILKTKKLTLEIRGRIPGEHRKSDEEYWKILSHSAVIVTTAEQIDLPINDWKWITQLTYRYLETLAAGTLLIAPEVPGIKRYFIPGEHFISYNSIQDAVEKIQFYLTNKKEREKIAACGRERARQLIMSRIYWLSIDTVLGKDSLT
- a CDS encoding methyltransferase domain-containing protein, translating into MNKKVKEITECRISGSKNLISVLNLGEQVLTGVFPSDKKDQITSGPLELVLCPDSGLLQLKHSYDLDEMYGMNYGYRSGLNQTMVKHLQEKVNFLVRLCPLALGDVVLDIGSNDATTLKSYNVDGLKRIGIDPTGKKFFEYYTDGIELVSDFFTATAYRHKFPNQGAKIITSIAMFYDLESPKKFVLDIADVLDLDGIWHFEQSYMPTMLRMNAFDTVCHEHLEYYSLGVVKKLLEECGLRVIDVQMNSINGGSFAVTAARKGSTHKANDAIINWMLEQEDRMGLQSPAPYRRFEERVFQHKENLLSLVRALTSDGKKVIGYGASTKGNVLLQFCGLTEKDILYIAEVNPNKYGAYTPGTLIPIISEEEARKMKPDYMLVLPWHFRESIIQREQEYLSGGGKLIFPLPEIEIL